One window of Flavobacteriales bacterium genomic DNA carries:
- a CDS encoding 3-hydroxyanthranilate 3,4-dioxygenase yields the protein MSIRRPFNLKQWVSDNRDLLKPPVGNKNLYVDAGDFIVMVVGGPNARKDYHWNETEELFLQLEGDIEVGIQEDGKAVKVPIREGEMFLLPARTPHSPSRPANTVGLVVEAKRADREMKDGLLWFCEKCNHKLHEDFFVLNDIEMDFLPRFRKFYGDEKLRTCGKCGTVMEADPRFI from the coding sequence ATGTCCATCCGCCGTCCCTTCAATCTCAAACAGTGGGTTTCCGACAATCGGGACCTGCTGAAACCGCCCGTGGGCAACAAGAACCTCTACGTTGATGCGGGTGACTTCATCGTAATGGTGGTGGGCGGACCGAACGCACGCAAGGACTACCACTGGAACGAGACCGAGGAGCTTTTCCTGCAGTTGGAAGGGGATATCGAAGTGGGTATCCAGGAAGATGGCAAGGCCGTGAAGGTCCCCATCAGGGAGGGTGAAATGTTCCTGCTGCCCGCCCGCACACCGCACTCGCCGAGCCGACCGGCCAATACCGTGGGATTAGTGGTGGAGGCCAAACGCGCCGACCGCGAAATGAAGGACGGTCTGCTCTGGTTCTGTGAGAAGTGCAACCACAAACTCCACGAGGATTTCTTCGTGCTGAACGACATCGAAATGGATTTCCTGCCGCGCTTCAGGAAGTTCTACGGGGATGAAAAGCTGCGGACCTGTGGGAAGTGCGGTACCGTGATGGAGGCCGACCCACGCTTCATTTGA
- a CDS encoding gliding motility-associated C-terminal domain-containing protein, with translation MRHPLCIAFCLFAISLMATQPPAARFTQNKGQWPEQVAYRTLVPGGALFVERNALTYTLHSGGPMEHHGHEHDGPPEPEHAHAFRVSFEGTSEAIPSGASAQGFYENFFLGNDPAHWGTGCSVYGEVKLKELYPGIDLRMDGSMGLKYDFIVAPGSDPVQVRLRFDGQDGLSIKDGRLFVKTSAGTVIEEAPVAYQETASGRKGVRCSYRLNGSHVTFDLPDGYDILLPLVIDPVLTFGTYSGSTANNFGFTATYDAGGHLYGGGIVFSAGYPTTVGVLDPSFNGGTIDIGITKFSPDGTSQIWSTYIGGSGNECPHSLVVNSNNELYMMGSTGSADFPATGGAYDQTFHGGDNISVTAPTWVGQSFGYGYGQADGTDIVLAHFSADATSLTACTYVGGSSNDGVNNVLPLSHNYGDHFRGEVALDASEWPVVSTSTQSADIPVSANAPQAVFGGGIQDAYFFRMDPALTTLQATFYGGSGNDSGYGVQFDSNGQVFTTGGTTSTDLTMPGTPFQATNNGSVDGYVARWSTDLGNLLSASFLGTSAFDQTYFVQVDNFDDVYVVGQTHGSYPVSPGVYANPGSSQFIQKLSNDLSTSIWSTVIGSGAGNEDISPTAFLVSNCGQIYFCGWGGTVNHNMADAGASTTANLPLTADAFQTTTDGSDFYLMLLDPDAVALNYATYFGGGTSPEHVDGGTSRFDKDGTVYQAVCAGCQGNDDFPTTPGAWSNTNNSFYCNLGVFKFELAVAHVTIGIDGPNTICIPGSIQFTNSSTGGDTYLWDFGDGTTSTELAPAHIYTTEGTFNVSMVLSDSYGCTTSDSSEIQVISIDPTEAAVDLVPPICPGTGIQLQATGGTSWAWSPSTGLSADNIADPVATPASDSTSYQVIASSDCGIDTATVLITWLDPVGSAGMDTSVCLGSGIALDASGGGSYLWSPAATLSDPGISNPVVSPVTDTQYAVVITTPEGCSVEDSVLVTVFTDPPLPALTDTVICPGTSVQLHAGDAVWYAWHAAPGITDLTIQDPDVAPLASTTYVVAMTNACGSLTDSAFVGIATVEALAWPDTLVCAGAPVTLHASGGTVYAWSPTGVDTDSLVLDPAVAGTYSVTITNALGCTASAQVQVGLYPAATVTAGYETSVDFGNSTVLHAFGIGTFLWSPDSSLSCDTCAYPVATPLTTTTYTVELTDMNGCKATDQVTVFFRGTLFVPNTFTPNGDGVNDQFYALTSEVSELRLLVFNRWGEQIFSTDELDGAWDGTFNGKGSPIDTYVWRVDYTETNGSSRTVYGHVNLVR, from the coding sequence GTGCGCCATCCGCTTTGCATAGCCTTCTGCCTGTTCGCCATTTCGCTGATGGCCACGCAGCCGCCTGCGGCACGGTTCACGCAGAACAAGGGCCAATGGCCGGAACAGGTGGCCTATCGCACGTTGGTGCCGGGCGGGGCCTTGTTCGTGGAGCGGAACGCGCTCACCTATACGCTTCATTCCGGAGGCCCGATGGAGCACCATGGACATGAACATGACGGTCCGCCGGAGCCTGAGCATGCGCATGCCTTCCGCGTTTCCTTCGAAGGGACCTCGGAAGCGATCCCGTCAGGTGCTTCGGCGCAGGGCTTCTACGAGAACTTTTTCTTGGGAAACGATCCAGCGCATTGGGGCACCGGCTGCTCGGTCTATGGAGAAGTGAAGTTGAAGGAGTTGTATCCGGGCATCGACCTGCGGATGGACGGAAGCATGGGGCTGAAGTATGACTTCATCGTGGCGCCCGGAAGCGATCCGGTACAGGTGCGCTTGCGTTTCGACGGGCAGGACGGATTGTCCATAAAGGACGGGCGCTTGTTCGTGAAGACATCCGCAGGCACCGTGATCGAAGAGGCGCCCGTGGCTTACCAGGAAACAGCTTCGGGCCGAAAAGGCGTGCGCTGCTCCTACCGGCTGAACGGCTCCCACGTCACCTTCGACCTCCCGGACGGTTACGACATTCTACTTCCGTTGGTGATCGACCCAGTGCTGACCTTCGGCACATACAGCGGCAGCACAGCGAACAATTTCGGCTTCACCGCCACCTATGACGCTGGTGGTCACCTCTACGGCGGGGGTATCGTATTCAGCGCAGGTTACCCCACCACGGTGGGTGTACTGGACCCCAGCTTCAATGGAGGCACGATCGATATCGGGATCACCAAATTCTCCCCTGACGGTACCTCACAGATCTGGAGCACCTATATCGGGGGCAGCGGTAATGAGTGCCCGCACAGCTTAGTGGTGAACTCCAACAACGAGCTGTACATGATGGGCAGCACCGGATCGGCGGATTTTCCCGCAACTGGCGGAGCCTATGACCAGACCTTCCATGGGGGGGACAACATCAGCGTCACGGCACCAACGTGGGTGGGCCAGTCCTTCGGCTATGGCTACGGACAAGCCGACGGCACGGACATCGTGCTGGCGCACTTCAGCGCGGACGCCACCTCCTTGACCGCATGCACCTACGTGGGCGGAAGCAGCAACGACGGAGTGAACAACGTGCTCCCCTTGTCGCACAACTACGGGGACCATTTTCGCGGGGAAGTGGCCTTGGATGCCTCCGAGTGGCCCGTGGTGAGCACCTCCACCCAGAGCGCGGACATTCCCGTGAGCGCCAATGCGCCGCAGGCCGTCTTCGGCGGCGGCATCCAGGACGCCTACTTCTTCCGCATGGATCCCGCACTCACCACATTGCAGGCCACCTTCTACGGCGGTAGCGGCAACGACAGCGGCTATGGCGTGCAGTTCGATTCCAACGGCCAGGTCTTCACCACGGGCGGCACCACAAGCACCGACCTCACCATGCCCGGCACGCCCTTCCAGGCCACCAACAACGGGAGCGTAGACGGCTATGTGGCGCGTTGGAGCACCGACCTCGGCAACCTGCTTTCCGCATCCTTCCTCGGCACGTCCGCCTTTGACCAGACCTATTTCGTCCAGGTTGACAATTTCGACGACGTCTACGTAGTGGGGCAGACCCATGGCAGCTATCCCGTGTCGCCCGGCGTCTATGCCAACCCCGGCAGTTCGCAGTTCATCCAGAAATTGAGCAACGACCTCTCCACTTCCATCTGGTCCACGGTGATCGGTTCCGGCGCGGGGAACGAGGACATCTCACCTACGGCCTTCTTGGTAAGCAACTGCGGTCAGATCTACTTCTGCGGTTGGGGTGGCACCGTGAACCATAACATGGCCGACGCCGGCGCCAGCACCACGGCGAACCTGCCGCTCACTGCGGACGCTTTCCAGACCACCACCGATGGCAGTGATTTCTACCTGATGCTGCTGGACCCCGATGCGGTCGCGTTGAACTACGCCACCTACTTCGGGGGCGGAACCAGCCCGGAACATGTGGACGGCGGAACCTCGCGCTTTGACAAGGACGGAACGGTATATCAGGCCGTTTGTGCGGGTTGTCAAGGCAATGACGATTTCCCCACGACACCCGGAGCTTGGAGCAATACCAACAACTCTTTCTACTGCAACCTCGGCGTGTTCAAGTTCGAACTGGCCGTGGCGCACGTCACCATCGGCATCGACGGGCCCAACACCATCTGCATCCCCGGCAGCATCCAGTTCACCAACAGCAGCACCGGTGGGGACACCTATTTATGGGACTTCGGTGATGGCACCACCAGCACGGAACTCGCGCCGGCACATATCTATACTACTGAAGGCACCTTCAACGTGAGCATGGTGTTGTCCGACAGCTATGGCTGCACGACTTCGGACTCCTCAGAGATCCAGGTCATCAGTATCGATCCCACGGAGGCCGCGGTCGATCTCGTTCCGCCCATCTGTCCCGGTACAGGCATCCAATTGCAGGCTACCGGCGGCACCTCCTGGGCCTGGTCGCCTTCCACCGGGCTCAGCGCTGACAATATCGCGGACCCCGTGGCCACGCCAGCCAGCGACAGCACCTCCTATCAAGTGATCGCCAGCAGCGACTGCGGCATTGATACCGCCACGGTGCTCATCACCTGGCTGGACCCTGTCGGTTCCGCGGGCATGGACACGTCCGTATGCCTTGGTTCCGGCATTGCCTTGGATGCCAGCGGTGGCGGGTCCTATCTCTGGTCGCCCGCAGCGACCTTGTCCGATCCCGGCATCAGCAACCCTGTCGTTTCGCCCGTGACCGATACGCAATATGCGGTGGTCATCACCACGCCGGAGGGATGCTCGGTGGAGGACAGTGTGCTGGTGACGGTCTTCACGGACCCGCCGCTGCCCGCATTGACGGACACGGTGATCTGTCCGGGCACATCGGTTCAATTGCATGCCGGCGATGCGGTTTGGTATGCTTGGCATGCAGCACCGGGCATCACCGACCTGACGATTCAAGATCCCGATGTTGCACCCTTGGCATCTACGACCTACGTGGTTGCCATGACCAACGCCTGTGGAAGCCTTACGGATAGTGCGTTCGTCGGCATTGCCACCGTCGAGGCATTGGCTTGGCCGGACACCCTTGTTTGCGCTGGCGCGCCTGTCACCTTGCATGCTTCCGGCGGAACGGTATACGCTTGGTCGCCCACCGGCGTGGATACCGACTCGCTCGTGCTCGATCCCGCCGTGGCCGGTACCTATTCCGTGACGATCACCAATGCCTTGGGCTGCACGGCCAGCGCACAGGTCCAGGTGGGCCTGTACCCGGCAGCCACGGTCACCGCAGGCTACGAGACCAGCGTCGACTTTGGGAACAGCACCGTGCTCCATGCATTCGGCATCGGCACCTTCCTCTGGTCCCCGGACTCATCGCTCAGTTGCGACACCTGCGCCTATCCCGTCGCTACGCCCCTTACCACCACCACCTATACCGTGGAGCTTACCGACATGAACGGCTGCAAGGCCACCGACCAAGTGACGGTTTTCTTCCGGGGCACCCTGTTCGTTCCGAACACCTTCACGCCCAATGGGGACGGGGTGAACGATCAGTTCTATGCCTTGACGAGCGAAGTGTCCGAGCTACGCCTGTTGGTCTTCAACCGTTGGGGTGAACAGATCTTCAGCACGGACGAACTGGACGGTGCGTGGGACGGGACTTTCAACGGAAAGGGATCGCCGATCGACACCTATGTGTGGCGCGTGGACTACACCGAAACGAACGGCAGCAGTCGCACGGTCTACGGGCACGTGAACCTGGTCAGGTGA
- a CDS encoding T9SS type A sorting domain-containing protein, with translation MKLIPITLLLLGLHLASFAQPYFCEAPDSILARYRDDADRMTIDQTFRYSSTWMDSVNINPEWAQTNLGALIAVYNSTSPERDTVVDLLDMHIYPIIPLRTISVIVDSTLAWVHQLEAGNLPTGNTALNGLMQQYDVVEYHFSSWAPGANRVISFSTGTNCNTLALADRFGQLPDVAFANASGSAGDGDQITDSVYSDHIEITFGYGWGDCPAGCGGRYYWKFSVQPDCAVEFIGSYGMSPFLGLGVDEIPSVQWQAWPNPASDRLHVDGPVPKGTLMVHSLDGRSIMTASQYGHGIDVSGLHSGVYILRQIDRPEVAPLRFEVVH, from the coding sequence ATGAAGCTCATTCCAATTACCCTGCTACTGCTCGGCCTTCACTTGGCTTCCTTCGCCCAGCCCTATTTCTGTGAAGCTCCCGACTCGATCTTGGCGCGGTACCGTGACGATGCCGACCGTATGACCATCGACCAGACCTTCCGGTACAGTAGCACATGGATGGACTCGGTGAACATCAACCCGGAATGGGCGCAAACGAACTTGGGCGCTTTGATCGCCGTGTACAACTCCACTTCGCCGGAACGCGATACCGTGGTGGACCTATTGGATATGCACATCTATCCGATCATACCGCTGAGAACAATATCCGTTATAGTGGATTCCACCTTGGCCTGGGTCCATCAGCTCGAAGCCGGCAACCTCCCCACTGGAAACACTGCTCTGAACGGGCTTATGCAGCAGTATGATGTGGTAGAATACCATTTTTCCTCCTGGGCACCAGGTGCGAATAGGGTGATCTCCTTCAGCACCGGTACCAATTGCAATACCCTTGCCTTGGCTGATCGGTTCGGGCAGTTGCCTGACGTGGCTTTTGCGAATGCGAGTGGCAGCGCCGGTGATGGAGACCAGATCACCGACTCCGTGTATTCCGATCATATTGAGATCACTTTCGGATACGGTTGGGGGGATTGCCCCGCTGGTTGCGGTGGGAGATATTATTGGAAATTCTCGGTGCAGCCTGACTGTGCTGTGGAGTTCATTGGCAGCTATGGGATGTCCCCTTTCTTAGGGTTAGGCGTGGATGAGATCCCGTCTGTACAATGGCAAGCCTGGCCCAATCCCGCGAGCGACCGGCTTCATGTTGATGGACCCGTTCCGAAGGGGACGCTTATGGTACACAGCCTTGATGGTCGGTCCATAATGACCGCATCGCAGTATGGGCACGGCATCGATGTGAGCGGCTTGCATTCAGGAGTCTATATCCTGCGTCAAATTGACCGCCCCGAGGTGGCTCCATTGCGGTTCGAGGTGGTGCATTGA
- the mce gene encoding methylmalonyl-CoA epimerase codes for MIRIEHIGIAVKDLAKAEEIYAALLGSPSYKREEVASEGVITSFFQVGPNKIELLESTRAEGPIAKAIEKRGEGIHHIAFEVADIRAEMLRLKAEGFVLLNDEPKRGADNKLVCFVHPKSANGVLVELCQEVK; via the coding sequence ATGATCCGTATTGAGCACATCGGTATCGCCGTGAAAGACCTGGCCAAGGCCGAGGAGATCTATGCCGCCTTGCTGGGAAGCCCCAGCTATAAACGCGAGGAGGTTGCCAGCGAAGGCGTCATCACCTCGTTCTTCCAAGTAGGGCCGAACAAGATCGAGTTGCTGGAAAGCACCCGGGCGGAAGGCCCGATCGCCAAAGCCATTGAAAAGCGCGGTGAAGGCATCCACCATATCGCTTTCGAAGTGGCCGATATCCGCGCCGAGATGCTGCGACTGAAAGCTGAAGGGTTCGTTCTGCTTAACGACGAACCCAAGCGCGGGGCGGACAATAAGTTGGTGTGCTTCGTGCATCCGAAGAGCGCCAACGGGGTGTTGGTGGAGCTTTGTCAGGAGGTTAAGTGA
- a CDS encoding SDR family oxidoreductase, with amino-acid sequence MNIRLDGLHALIGGGTQGIGNATAQEMARLGAHVTLLARDEVKLKEAVAALDTSTSQQHGFLVADMADTDALKAAITGYVKAHGRVDILVNNTGGPPPGLAHETTIEAYEQAFRLHLLAFQTLVLAVVPGMKERRGGRIINVISTSVKVPLPNLGVSNTVRGAVAQWSKTLANELGPFNITVNNVLPGATATGRLKAIITNKSKKSGSTEEEAAQAMLDEIPLRRFAEPEETANAICFLAGPSGAYINGVNLPVDGGRTGCL; translated from the coding sequence ATGAACATTCGACTGGACGGCTTACACGCCCTGATAGGCGGCGGCACACAGGGCATCGGCAATGCCACGGCACAGGAAATGGCCCGCTTGGGCGCACACGTCACCCTGTTGGCGCGGGATGAAGTGAAGTTGAAGGAAGCCGTCGCCGCGCTGGACACTTCCACAAGTCAGCAGCATGGTTTCCTTGTTGCCGACATGGCGGACACCGATGCGCTGAAAGCCGCGATCACCGGGTATGTGAAAGCCCACGGCCGGGTGGACATCCTGGTGAACAACACCGGAGGCCCGCCTCCGGGGCTGGCCCATGAGACAACGATCGAAGCGTATGAGCAGGCCTTCCGTCTGCACCTGCTGGCCTTCCAGACCTTAGTGCTGGCGGTCGTGCCGGGCATGAAGGAGCGCCGCGGTGGGCGCATCATCAATGTGATCAGCACCAGCGTGAAGGTCCCGTTGCCCAACCTCGGCGTCAGCAACACCGTGCGAGGTGCGGTGGCACAATGGTCCAAGACACTGGCCAACGAGCTGGGGCCGTTCAACATCACCGTGAACAACGTGCTACCGGGTGCCACGGCAACGGGACGCTTGAAGGCGATCATCACCAACAAGAGCAAGAAATCCGGTAGCACGGAGGAAGAGGCTGCACAGGCGATGCTGGATGAGATCCCGTTGCGGCGCTTCGCGGAGCCGGAGGAGACCGCGAACGCCATCTGCTTTCTGGCGGGACCTTCAGGAGCGTACATCAACGGCGTGAACCTGCCTGTGGACGGCGGACGGACGGGTTGCTTGTGA
- a CDS encoding HAD family phosphatase has product MERPLPYDTILLDLGGVLIDVDYHAAALEFEKLGFADFDSLYSKAKQDHLFDGFETGALSPAQFRDRIRQLHGSPLTDAQIDHCWNAMIGSIPPARIDLVKRLKERYEVLLLSNTNAIHVPAFEAIVARENGITDFKGLFVGAYYSCELGMRKPDAEIFKFVLDQNYADPKHTLFIDDSIQHVEGARKAGLHAEHLDLAKEDVIQLVERLGLFH; this is encoded by the coding sequence ATGGAACGACCGTTGCCGTACGACACCATCCTGCTCGACCTGGGCGGTGTGCTCATCGATGTGGACTACCATGCCGCCGCCCTCGAGTTCGAGAAGCTGGGCTTCGCGGATTTCGACAGCCTCTACAGCAAGGCCAAACAGGACCACCTCTTCGACGGCTTCGAGACGGGCGCGCTTTCCCCGGCGCAGTTCCGTGATCGGATCCGGCAACTTCACGGCTCGCCGCTCACGGACGCACAGATCGACCACTGCTGGAACGCCATGATCGGCAGCATTCCGCCGGCACGCATTGATCTTGTAAAGCGACTGAAGGAACGGTACGAAGTGCTACTGCTCAGCAACACCAACGCCATCCATGTGCCGGCCTTCGAGGCCATCGTGGCCAGGGAGAACGGGATAACCGATTTCAAGGGGCTCTTTGTCGGCGCCTACTACAGTTGCGAACTGGGTATGCGCAAGCCGGACGCGGAGATCTTCAAGTTCGTACTGGACCAGAACTATGCGGACCCGAAACACACCTTGTTCATCGACGACAGCATCCAGCACGTGGAAGGGGCGCGGAAGGCCGGGCTGCATGCCGAGCATTTGGACCTGGCCAAGGAGGACGTGATCCAGTTGGTGGAGCGGCTCGGGCTATTTCACTGA
- a CDS encoding TfoX/Sxy family protein has translation MATRKESVEFLLECLGMPDRFATKSMFGEYALYADGKTVALVADDRLFVKIVPASEDLRSICEQGPPYPGAKAHYTLDEDQWSSIRELPRILIAVAAALPEPKPRKGSGKRSVK, from the coding sequence ATGGCCACCCGTAAAGAGTCCGTTGAGTTCCTGTTGGAATGCTTGGGCATGCCGGATCGCTTCGCGACCAAGAGCATGTTCGGTGAATATGCCCTGTATGCCGACGGGAAGACGGTCGCGCTGGTCGCCGACGATCGCCTCTTCGTGAAGATCGTTCCGGCGAGTGAGGACCTGCGTTCCATCTGTGAACAGGGCCCGCCTTATCCGGGGGCAAAGGCGCACTATACGCTGGACGAGGACCAATGGTCGTCCATTCGTGAGCTGCCGAGGATCCTGATCGCCGTGGCCGCAGCACTTCCGGAGCCGAAGCCTAGGAAGGGCAGTGGCAAGCGTTCAGTGAAATAG
- the galE gene encoding UDP-glucose 4-epimerase GalE yields MEKVIVTGGAGFIGSHTCVELVEAGFEPVIVDDLRNSDERVLRGLEAILGRSLRIHRIDCAGAEALEKVFAAERPASVIHFAADKAVGESVRDPLKYYANNIGSLVTLLRVMEKHEVKNIVFSSSCTVYGDTDQLPVTETSRTGVAASPYGYSKVVCEQLLRDASAADPALRVVMLRYFNPIGAHPSGIIGELPIGVPNNLVPFITQAAAGLREKLTVFGDDYPTRDGSCIRDYIHVVDLAKAHVRALRWIEKQEAPVYDVFNLGTGTGNTVLEAVNTFEQENGVKVPYVIGPRRPGDVVAMYADTTKSRKVLGWQTELTLADALRDAWRWQQTLAETAGQ; encoded by the coding sequence ATGGAAAAGGTGATCGTTACGGGGGGGGCGGGCTTCATCGGTTCGCATACGTGCGTGGAGCTGGTGGAGGCCGGCTTCGAGCCCGTCATTGTCGATGATCTTCGTAACAGCGACGAGCGTGTGCTGCGGGGCCTGGAAGCCATTTTGGGCCGCTCCTTGCGGATCCATCGCATTGATTGTGCCGGCGCTGAGGCGCTGGAAAAAGTGTTCGCGGCGGAACGGCCGGCAAGCGTGATCCACTTCGCGGCGGACAAGGCCGTGGGCGAAAGCGTGCGGGATCCGTTGAAGTACTATGCGAACAACATCGGTTCGCTGGTCACTCTACTACGGGTGATGGAGAAGCACGAAGTGAAGAACATCGTTTTCTCATCCTCTTGCACAGTTTATGGCGACACCGATCAACTGCCGGTGACCGAGACCTCCCGCACGGGCGTGGCGGCATCACCGTACGGCTACAGCAAGGTGGTCTGCGAGCAATTGCTCCGGGACGCTTCCGCCGCCGACCCTGCCTTGCGCGTGGTGATGTTGCGTTATTTCAATCCCATCGGGGCGCATCCGTCCGGGATCATCGGGGAGCTGCCGATCGGCGTGCCGAACAACCTCGTCCCCTTCATCACGCAGGCCGCTGCGGGCCTTCGCGAAAAGCTCACGGTGTTCGGGGACGATTACCCCACACGGGACGGCTCCTGCATCCGCGACTACATCCATGTGGTGGACTTGGCCAAAGCGCATGTACGGGCCTTGCGGTGGATCGAGAAACAGGAAGCACCGGTCTACGACGTGTTCAACTTGGGAACGGGCACTGGCAACACCGTGCTGGAAGCGGTGAACACCTTCGAGCAGGAGAACGGAGTGAAGGTTCCCTATGTGATCGGTCCCCGCAGGCCGGGCGACGTGGTGGCCATGTACGCGGACACCACCAAGAGCCGGAAGGTCCTCGGATGGCAAACGGAACTCACCTTGGCGGATGCTTTGCGTGATGCGTGGCGCTGGCAGCAGACCTTGGCAGAAACGGCAGGTCAGTAG
- a CDS encoding amidohydrolase: protein MSVDIHTHILPQDIPDFGRRFGYGGFIHLDHHRPGCARMMKDDRFFREVEANVWDPEVRMRECDTHQVHVQVLSTVPVMFSYWAKPKDTLNLAMFLNDHIAGIVEKHPKRFIGLGTLPMQDPELAVKELERCKAIGLKGIQVGTHVENVNLGEPRLFPIFQACEELGMAVFVHPWDMLGKERTDKYWMPWLVAMPMETTLAITSMIFSGLFEKLPKLRVAFAHGGGSFPGTFPRIQHGFDVRPDLCAVDNPVPPREYIGKFWLDSLVHDPALLQHIVDLCGADKVALGTDYPFPLGELQPGQLVRSMPWDDKQKELVLSGAALQWLGLERGAFT, encoded by the coding sequence CTGTCCGTTGACATACACACCCACATCCTGCCGCAGGACATCCCGGACTTCGGCCGTCGCTTCGGCTATGGCGGCTTCATCCACTTGGACCATCACCGGCCCGGCTGCGCCCGGATGATGAAGGACGACCGGTTCTTCCGGGAGGTGGAGGCCAACGTGTGGGACCCGGAGGTACGCATGCGCGAATGCGACACGCACCAGGTGCACGTGCAAGTGCTCAGCACCGTGCCGGTGATGTTCAGTTACTGGGCCAAGCCCAAGGACACGCTGAACCTGGCCATGTTCCTCAACGACCACATCGCGGGTATCGTGGAAAAGCATCCGAAGCGTTTCATCGGCCTAGGCACCTTGCCCATGCAGGACCCCGAGCTTGCTGTGAAGGAGCTGGAGCGCTGCAAGGCGATCGGCCTCAAAGGGATCCAGGTCGGCACGCACGTGGAGAACGTGAACCTCGGCGAACCACGTTTGTTCCCCATTTTCCAAGCCTGCGAGGAATTGGGCATGGCGGTGTTCGTGCATCCGTGGGACATGCTGGGCAAGGAGCGTACGGACAAGTATTGGATGCCTTGGTTGGTGGCCATGCCGATGGAGACTACACTGGCGATCACCAGCATGATCTTCAGCGGATTGTTTGAAAAACTGCCGAAGTTGCGTGTGGCCTTCGCGCATGGTGGCGGCTCCTTCCCCGGTACCTTCCCCCGCATTCAGCACGGGTTTGATGTAAGGCCCGACCTCTGCGCCGTGGACAATCCGGTGCCGCCGCGCGAATACATAGGCAAGTTCTGGCTCGATTCATTGGTGCATGACCCCGCGTTGCTGCAACACATCGTGGACCTCTGCGGCGCCGACAAGGTGGCCTTGGGCACGGACTACCCCTTCCCGTTGGGCGAACTACAGCCGGGCCAGCTGGTCCGCTCCATGCCTTGGGACGATAAGCAGAAGGAACTGGTACTCAGCGGTGCGGCCCTGCAATGGCTGGGCTTGGAACGCGGTGCGTTCACCTGA